The sequence below is a genomic window from Setaria italica strain Yugu1 chromosome IV, Setaria_italica_v2.0, whole genome shotgun sequence.
TGGCGCTGGCACCACCACCCTTGTCTGTGAAACGACGCTTCAGCACCACCAGCAGGCGCAACAAGGAGACGCCGGCCACGACGATGCTGCTGCTCGAGAAGCGCTTTCCTTGCTCAccgcacctccgccgccgcagctggtCCCGGCGGGCAGCGACGGCCACCGCGACTGCCATTTGTCAGGAGCAGCAGATGATGGAGCGCCTGGCTGAGGACGGGTGGGTGGATGCGCATATGCTGCCGCTGCTCACCCCCGTGGAGGAGGCCTGGCAGCCGGCCGACCTGCTGCCCTCCTTCGCGGCCTCCGCCGACGAGCAGCGGAGCCAGGTGGCGGAGCTCcaggcccgcgccgccgccgtgcccgacGACCTCCTCGTCTGCCTCGTCGGCAACATGGTCACGGAGGAGGGGCTGCCCACCTACCTTTCCATGGGCAAccgcgtggccggcggcggcgacgccaccGGCTGCGACGAGCACGGCTGGGCGCGCTGGCTGCGCGGCTGGGCCGCCGAGGAGAACCGCCACGGCGACCTCCTCAACCGCTACCTCTACCTGTGCGGCCGCGTCGACATGCGGCGGGTGGAGACGACGgtgcaccacctcctccgccgcggcatGCGCGCCATTCCGCGGCCGTCCAGCCCCTACCACAGCCTCATCTACGGCGCCTTCCAGGAGCGCGCCACCTTCGTCTCCCACGCCCgcaccgccggcctcgccgcgcgccacgGCGACGACTGCCTCGCCAAGCTCTGCGGCGTCATCGCGGCCGACGAGAGGCGCCACGAGGCCGCGTACACGAGGGCCTCAGCCAGGGCCTTCGAGGCCGACCCGGACGGCATGGTGCGGGCGCTCGCCGCCGTGATGCGCGCCAAGGTTACCATGCCCGGCGAGCTCATGACCGACGGCCGCGACGAGCGCCTCTTCGATCACTTCTCGGCGGTCGCGCAGAGATCGGGGGTGTACACGGCGGCGGACTACGGCGACATGGTGGAGCACTTCGTGCGTAGGTGGAAGGTGGCGGAACTCGGCGCTGGGCTGtccggcgaggggcggcgcgcgcAGGACTACGTGTGCGGGTTGCCGCGCAAGATACGCAGGATGGAGGAGCTGGCCCACGACCGCGCGGCCCAAATGGAGGCCCAGCACGTAAGCTTCAGTTGGGTTTTCGATAGGCCCGTCCGCATCCACTGATAAGCCAGCCAGCCTGAATGGAGTTGGGTGTTTCCTCAACTGAAGGACCAATAAAATTCCTAccttcctctcaaaaaaaaaaactggcctACTGCTGCTATTTtcctcaaaacaaaaaaaaaaaaaaactactgctGCTTCTTTCCCTAATAAAAACTTTCTGCTGCTTCTAAGTATTGGTCACTCGAGTATCAATCGATCATAATAAATATTCTAATGAACTTTTGAACCTGTCTGCATTTGTAATCTGTCTACCACTATGTATCCGCATCATGTTTTTATAATTATATATGTGCATTGTTCATGATCTTGCTGAAGAATTACTGCTCTACGTATGAAATTGTTGTCAACATCCGCTGATTCTGAAGTTCATGAATTCGTAGCTCAATGTTGGTTGAACCATACTGGCAAATTTTCATTCAGTACGTACAAAAGATCACTGAACGTTGCCTGCGGAACATGCAAATCAGCCCCAGACATGAGCATAAAACAACTGTAATCTGAACACTTTTTTCGCATCAAGGTAGCTTGACCACTTGGCAGTAACAAAAAGCTTGATGCAGAACTCAGGGATCGAGATTTCACAAATCAACTGGATGCCCAATTCAGATTATCTGGTGCATCATCACGAACTCACAATTTCGCATTCCTACGAAAACAGAGTAATCGGTAGGCTAAAAGCTCATGGTCCAAACATGGAGTCCCTAACACGCCAATGTAATACTGTGATTTTCCCCCTTTCTGTTAATAAATGGCCAAAACAGGCAAAGTAACACTCCAAAAGAATGATGAGAAATTGATTCTGCATTAGAGGATAAACCCCACGGTTCCACTTCTATTATTGCTAAAGAGAACAAGGCAGATAGAAAAACAGATACTCAACCGCACCACCACGCTCCTCCGGATTACATCTAGCAACCACAAGTTAGATACTACTGTACAAGAATAGCCTGCATGGTTGACACCCATGGTAGCTTTGTGAATCCAATATTCAGTACTAACATCAGGACATGAAAAGCAGAAAACAGCACCCAAAGCCATGAACCACCCACAGTAACAGCTTATGTTCCCCAGCTCATGTTCCATGCACTATGCTGAAGCATCAGGCCGTCAGTCATGCAGTATGCAAAAACTGGACAATAAAGGTAGTCGCTCTCGATAGCGGCAGGACGCAGGATAAGCAAGAGGAAGAAAAGGCTTCATGAGTAAAAATATTACTTCAGTACTCTTTCCCCAAGAGGCATCACTCCAGTTAGACGACTTTTCCTCAACATTCAGCAAACAGACAATACATTTGGCATCACCCAACAAAAAATAGGTAGCTAAAACATGTGAAGACAAAAAAGATAAGCCAAGATCATGATTTTTCATATAATCAGATGCAATCTGCTAGCATGGATGCACAAGATAACCCTGTGATACCAATGCATGGTGTCACACCAGGAAGAAAACATGATAAATTTGAACCAGCAAGTAAAAGCACCAAACTCATAGGaactgaaaggaaaaaaaaacttaacaGTATTTACATAAATTGTGCCACCCTGAATGCATGAGCAGATGCAGTGCTAAATAAAGGCTCAAAtaaaaaagtttgcattctttCCCACTGAAGctctgagttttttttttcccagtaAAAAAAGTAACAATATATCTTCCCACTTTCATGCTTACAAAGCTCAGCTACTGTAAAGTATACCAGGAGTGCTAATTATGATGTGCAAAACAGGGGGAAAATTGAGTAAATTCCTTCAATGCCACTAGAATTTATAGCACTTCCCTCGATACCATTGAAATTCTTAGGTTCCCTTCAATGCCACTAGATAAAATTTCACTTCCCTCCTATGCCATTTCCGTTAGCCGTCCGTTAGAATAAGAGTGTGTTTGATTGCTTTGTACCATTTGGTTCATATATGAAATGTTTTAAGTTAGGTGGTAGTACATTGTTTAGTTGGGTGAACCCTACCATCTCATCCAGGATAAAAGCCATCCAACTTGATATTATTTTCTACTAAGAGGGGTGAACCATATGGCATAAGAAAATTAGCTAAACCATACCATCCAGAATTATTCATGTATGTAATATTTGGTACATCCAACCAAACATATCATCAATCACTATCAGCATTGCACTTCACATATCAATCAGGCAACTTCCAAGAAATTATCACATAGAAACTATATGTTCCACTTTGATGCAATCTGATACCTCAACATAACAAACAAGATAACCAACATCATGTAACATGATCACTATTTCAGATGCACAAATTAATTCGCTTCGGTGTTGAATTTGTGAAAGATATGGAGCTGGTTCGACTCACATGAATAATATGCCAAATGCATCATGCAAGTGATTGGTAAGTAAGCATGTGTGGGAATACCATGCATTTAAATACTTTTCTAGTAGGGAGCGACAACTAGAGCTTGTTGATATGGCTGTGTTGCAGCATTGTCAGACTCACTCAGCATTATCTTGCCATTGGCTAAAGCTTCTTTGAGAAACAATAAGTCTGCTTCTTTTACGCCGGGCACATCCAGTGGAGTGACATTTGGAGAAACTATCAACAATTTATGCAGGGACTTAGCTTTCCTCAACAAAAAGCTCACTAGCTGCACCTCGGCACAACGCCAATTGAAGTTCTTAACCTTTACCATTGCAAGGTTGTCTAATCCATCCTCTGGTGGTTCTTCCCGCACCACATCAAGCGAACTCTTGAGCATGGCGGCTTCTTGACACTGAGTAACGAAATAGAATGTAAAGGTCGGAAAGCACGGCTTCGCCTGCTAGGAAGAAGGGTGTGTCGAGGAAGCTGCCGTTGTAGCGGAAGGAGCGCAGGCTACGCGCGCGCACCAAGTCCACCCCGATGTTCCCGTAATATTCGGCAAAAGTGACACTCCTCAGTGTCACCGGGCGCCGGCCAGACTCTGGATTTGCCCCAGGAGAACAGGTGGTGACAATAGCAGCCGCGCAGGTCGAGGGTGAGGAGGTTGGGGCACAGCGACACCATTTTTGTGAAGGTCGCTGGGGTCATGGAGACGGAGTGGAGCAGAATGACCTCGAGAGCGCGGAACGGCTGCGCGCCCTTGTAGTACATGTTGGAGATGCTGATGCGGCGGAGGGAGAGGCGCGCGAGGAGCGGGCCGACAGCGGCAGGTGGAAGTTGAGCTTGTCCGCGACCGTGGTCTTCCGCCTCTCGACGTGGAGATCCTCGACGCGGCACTCGGCGGTGTACTCGATGAAGCGCCGGAGCTCCGAGGACTTGAGCTTGCAGTTCTCGGCGACGAGGGAGAAgcggtcgaggcggcggcgcgggtgcggcTCGCGCGCTAGCGCGTCGAGCTCCCTCTGCGGAGCGTCGTGGGCACGGAGGTTGATCTCGACGGAGGCGCGGTGCGCCCACCGGCCCCTCCACAGGTCGCGCCACCCGCGCGCGACCGCCCCCCTGCGGACGGCGTCCTTG
It includes:
- the LOC101786982 gene encoding acyl-[acyl-carrier-protein] desaturase 4, chloroplastic; this translates as MPGLTTMMALAPPPLSVKRRFSTTSRRNKETPATTMLLLEKRFPCSPHLRRRSWSRRAATATATAICQEQQMMERLAEDGWVDAHMLPLLTPVEEAWQPADLLPSFAASADEQRSQVAELQARAAAVPDDLLVCLVGNMVTEEGLPTYLSMGNRVAGGGDATGCDEHGWARWLRGWAAEENRHGDLLNRYLYLCGRVDMRRVETTVHHLLRRGMRAIPRPSSPYHSLIYGAFQERATFVSHARTAGLAARHGDDCLAKLCGVIAADERRHEAAYTRASARAFEADPDGMVRALAAVMRAKVTMPGELMTDGRDERLFDHFSAVAQRSGVYTAADYGDMVEHFVRRWKVAELGAGLSGEGRRAQDYVCGLPRKIRRMEELAHDRAAQMEAQHVSFSWVFDRPVRIH